DNA sequence from the Scophthalmus maximus strain ysfricsl-2021 chromosome 1, ASM2237912v1, whole genome shotgun sequence genome:
GCTCCAGATTATTTTAATAGTTGAAAGTGTCTGAAGTCATGTGATGTGGCAGATTAGTTCGAACTTCTTGTGAAATCTGTCCATATGTTTATTACACTGTCTGAAACatctcacatgattcagtttaTACCAACAGATGAATCATAATTTCAGATGTGCTCTGTGGCCcaaagtatgtggacaccccCTGTGTTTCTCTTGGTTTAGTTTTGGCCTCTTTggtccaacaaaaaaaaccaacataatgCTTCATGAACAATGTTCTTACGCATCGCTTGGACGTTTgcatgtccacatacttttggccatgtaATTGAGTCATATGAAGTATAATAGAGAGAGTCTGCAGTCAGACAGACGTTCAGCTGGAGGCATCTCACgtctgcttctctttctgttttcatccagGCAGTAATGAGACAAGATGAGTTCTGCCGCAGGGGGGAAGACAAACACATCCCATAATACCCAACATACCTGAAGCTGTCGGAGAGAAAACTCTTCAGTTGAGACGGAAACTACAAAGCTGGTGAGAGAATTTGTATTTCTTCatcgtgtgtgtttatgatcaGATCATAAAATAGAGGAGTGAAGAGAAAACTTCAACTGACTGatgatctacagactgatgatctacagactgatgaacaacagactgatgaacaacagactcatgatctacagactgatgaacaacagactgatgatctacagactgatgaacaacagactgatgatctacagactgatgaacaacagactgatgaacaacagactgatgaacaacagactcatgatctacagactgatgaacaacagactgatgaacaacagactgatgttctacagactgatgatctacagactgatgaacaacagactgatgaacaacagactcatgatctacagactgatgaacaacagactgatgttctacagactgatgatctacagactgatgaacaacagactgatgaacaacagactgatgaacaacagactcatgatctacagactgatgaacaacagactgatgaacaacagactcatgatctacagactgatgaacaacagactgatgaacaacagactcatgatctacagactgatgaacaacagactgatgatctacagactgatgaacaacagactgatgatctacagactgatgaacaacagactgatgaacaacagactgatgaacaacagactcatgatctacagactgatgaacaacagactgatgaacaacagactgatgttctacagactgatgaacaacagactgatgatcaacagactgatgaacaacagactgatgaacaacagactgatgaacaacagactcatgatcaacagactgatgaacaacagactgatgaacaacagactgatgatctacagactgatgaacaacagactgatgaacaacagactcatgatcaacagactgatgatcaacagactgatgatcaacagactgatgaacaacagactgatgaacaacagactcatgatcaacagactgatgaacaacagactcatgatcaacagactgatgatctacagactgatgaacaacagactgatgaacaacagactcatgatcaacagactgatgatcaacagactgatgatcaacagactgatgaacaacagactgatgaacaacagactcatgatcaacagactgatgaacaacagactgatgaacaacagactgatgaacaacagactcatgatctacagactgatgaacaacagactgatgaacaacagactgatgatcaacagactgatgatctacagactgatgaacaacagactgatgaacaacagactgatgaacaacagactgatgaacaacagactcatgatcaacagactgatcatctacagactgatgatctacagactgatgacctacagactgatgaacaacagactgatgaacaacagaatGATGAACATAacactgatgaacaacagactgatgaacaacagactgatgatcaacagactgatgatctacagactgatgaacaacagactgatgaacaacagactgatgatcaacagactgatgatcaacagactcatgatcaacagactcatgatcaacagactcatgatctacagactgatgaacaacagactcatgatcaacagactgatgatcaacagactgatgatcaacagactcatgatcataacactgatgaacaacagactgatgaacaacagactgatgatcaacagactaatgatcaacagactcatgatcaacagactcatgatcaacagactcatgatcataacactgatgaacaacagactgatgaacaacagactgatgatcaacagactaatgatcaacagactgatgaacaacagactgatgaacaacagactgatgatcaacagactgatgatcaacagactcatgatcaacagactcacgATCTACAGACTCATGATCTACAGACTGATaatcaacagactcatgatcaacagactcatgatcaacagactcacgATCTACAGACTCATATTCTACAgcctgatgaacaacagactgatgaacaacagactgatgatcaacagactgatgatcaacagactgatgatcaacagactgatgatctacagactgatgaacaacagactgatgaacaacagactgatgatcaacagactgatgatcaacagactgatgatcaacagactgatgaacaacagactgatgaacaacagactgatgatctacagactgatgaacaacagactgatgatcaacagactgatgatcaacagactcatgatcaacagactgatgatcaacagactcatgatcaacagactcatgatcaacagactcacgATCTACAGACTCATGATCTACAgcctgatgaacaacagactcatgatcaacagactgatgatcaacagactgatgaacaacagactgatgatcaacagactgatgatcaacagactcatgatcaacagactcatgatcaacagactcatgatctacagactgatgaacaacagactcatgatcaacagactgatgatcaacagactcatgatcaacagactcatgatcaacagactcatgatcataacactgatgaacaacagactgatgatcaacagactgatgatctacagactgatgaacaacagactgatgaacaacagactgatgatcaacagactgatgatcaacagactgatgaacaacagactgatgatcaacagactgatgatcaacagactcatgatcaacagactcatgatcaacagactcatgatctacagactgatgaacaacagactcatgatcaacagactgatgatcaacagactcatgatcaacagactcatgatcaacagactcatgatcataacactgatgaacaacagactgatgaacaacagactgatgatcaacagactaatgatcaacagactgatgaacaacagactgatgaacaacagactgatgatcaacagactgatgatcaacagactcatgatcaacagactcatgatcaacagactcacgATCTACAGACTCATGATCTACAGACTGATaatcaacagactcatgatcaacagactcacgATCAACAGACTCACGATCTACAGACTCATATTCTACAgcctgatgaacaacagactgatgaacaacagactgatgatcaacagactgatgatcaacagactgatgaacaacagactgatgatcaacagactgatgatcaacagactgatgatcaacagactgatgatctacagactgatgaacaacagactgatgaacaacagactgatgatcaacagactgatgatcaacagactgatgatcaacagactgatgaacaacagactgatgaacaacagactgatgatctacagactgatgaacaacagactgatgaacaacagactgatgatcaacagactgatgatcaacagactcatgatcaacagactgatgatcaacagactcatgatcaacagactcatgattaACAGACTCACGATCTACAGACTCATGATCTACAgcctgatgaacaacagactcacgatcaacagactgatgatcaacagactgatgaacaacagactgatgatcaacagactgatgatcaacagactcatgatcaacagactcatgatcaacagactcatgatctacagactgatgaacaacagactcatgatcaacagactgatgatcaacagactcatgatcaacagactcatgatcaacagactcatgatcataacactgatgaacaacagactgatgaacaacagactgatgatcaacagactaatgatcaacagactgatgaacaacagactgatgaacaacagactgatgatcaacagactgatgatcaacagactgatgatcaacagactgatgatctacagactgatgaacaacagactgatgaacaacagactgatgatcaacagactgatgatcaacagactcatgatcaacagactgatgatcaacagactcataTTCTACAgcctgatgatcaacagactgatgatcaacagactgatgaacaacagactgatgatcaacagactgatgatcaacagactcatgatcaacagactcatgatcaacagactcatgatctacagactgatgaacaacagactcatgatcaacagactgatgatcaacagactcatgatcaacagactcatgatcaacagactcatgatcataacactgatgaacaacagactgatgaacaacagactgatgatcaacagactaatgatcaacagactgatgaacaacagactgatgaacaacagactgatgatcaacagactgatgatcaacagactcatgatcaacagactcatgatcaacagactcacgATCTACAGACTCATGATCTACAGACTGATaatcaacagactcatgatcaacagactcatgatcaacagactcacgATCTACAGACTCATATTCTACAgcctgatgaacaacagactgatgaacaacagactgatgatcaacagactgatgatcaacagactgatgaacaacagactgatgatcaacagactgatgatcaacagactgatgatcaacagactgatgatctacagactgatgaacaacagactgatgaacaacagactgatgatcaacagactgatgatcaacagactcatgatcaacagactgatgatcaacagactgatgaacaacagactgatgaacaacagactgatgatctacagactgatgaacaacagactgatgaacaacagactgatgatcaacagactgatgatcaacagactcatgatcaacagactgatgatcaacagactcatgatcaacagactcatgatcaacagactcatgatcaacagactcatgatctacagactcatgatctacagcctgatgaacaacagactcatgatcaacagactgatgatcaacagactgatgaacaacagactgatgatcatcAGTCAGTTGATCAGTAAAGTGAAGACGTGTGACTGGTCTTAACGAAGTTCCACAACAGGAAGCTGCGTCAGATGGAAACTAACACGATGAAGCAGATAAACAACATCTCTCATCTAAAAATGACACTGACGGTAAATTCAATTTGAGTTATTGAGGgtctgaccacacacacacacacacacacacacacttcctgtcagagcgtcacgtgtgtgtgtgtgtgtgtgtgtgtgtgtgtgtgtgtgtgtgtgtgtgtgtgtgtgtgtgtgtgtggtttcactGTGACTGAAGTGACGGACCTGAAACCTTGAACCAGTTCACTGAACAAAACTCTACTGATGTTACGATATTCACACATGGAGTCAATGTTTTAATCAGTTTATTCATCTGCAGTCTATGTTCTgacatgtttcatattcatccaACGACACATGCACGAACATGTTGAGAATATTATTTAACAGACGATTAACGTTTGGAGCCCATTtgtcaaaggtaaaaaaaaaacatccaaggACTTGATGGACGTGACGGTCTGGACTGTGGACCAGGCTGTGGACTACATGGACCTGATGGACCAGTTGGACCTGATGGACCAGATGGACCTGATGGACCAGACTGTGGACTACATGGACCTGATGGACCAGTTGGACCTGATGGACCAGATGGACCTGTTGGACCAGACTGTGGACTACATGGACCTGATGGACCAGTTGGACCTGATGGACCAGACTGTGGACTACATGGACCTGATGGACCAGTTGGACCTGATGGACCAGACTGTGGACTACATGGACCTGATGGACCAGTTGGACCTGATGGACCAGATGGACCTGATGGACCAGACTGTGGACTACATGGACCTGATGGACCAGATGGACCAGATGGACCTGATGGACCAGATGGACCAGATGGTCTTGAGGGTTTGGATGATGATGTGGTGATGATGAGTTATAGATCTGTCTCAGACAGAATGTGATTTCTTCACGTGAACTGTTGTCGTGTGAGACTCATTCACACAAAGTCGTCTCTCCGTCATTTGACAGTTTCTTACGTTTGTGTCGGGCAGCGTGACGGTCAGTCCCGGTCCCGTCGGGGTCCTGACCCTCAGACTCAGTTTCTTCTTCCACAGGTAATAGAACTCCACACACTGGGGGAGGGACTTGGTCTGAACCTGAACACAGAAGATCACAGACGGTCTCAGAGGATCACAGATAACCACAGACGATCACAGACGATCTCAGACGATCACAGACGATCACAGACCATCTCAGACCATCTCAGACGATCACAGACGATCACAGACCATCACAGACGACCACAGACGATCACAGACCATCTCAGAGGATCACAGACGATCTCAGACCATCACAGACGACCACAGACCATCACAGACCATCACTGAACTCACTGCTCTCTGGACTCGTCTGAAGTTTTTACTGTGGAGCTGCAGGGATTGAACCAGCAGCCTCGTCTCTGCGGCGCTCCAGCTGACGCCTGtgatattcatatataatatatacagttaGTTAGAGTACATCTGTATCTGCATCATaaatctgtgagtgtgtttgaataTGAGCGTGGACGTGGACCTGTGAGGCTGTCGGAGGTCGACAGAAGCTTCTCCACCGTCAGCTGAGGAAACACAAGTTAAAGCAGATCGTCCCTCACTCGTAAAGTCACTTCATATTAgattaataaatcaaatcaaagagaTATACCAGGaagtctcctctgctctctgataGGACGTGGAGGGCGTGGTCTGGGCTGGCCGCGCCCCCTGGCACCACGCTGGATCGAGCCATCGTCAACAGAGCCTTGACTGGACATACGACGTGTCAATCAAAACATaacaactgtgacatcatcacgtcaGGAAGAAGTTTCCTTGTTCACCTCGGTGTTGGTTGGTCGGTTCCTCCAGCTCGGCCCACGGCGTCCATAGCAGCAGTGCATTCTGGGGGTTGGAGTGGGCGTATTTGCGTAGGGGCGGGACTTCAGCCTGGAACCCCTGCCCTACATTGATCctcctgtgattgacagctcagtGTTATCAGGTGATCAGATGGTGATGTCATCGAAAAATTAGTGTGAGGAGAATCTGACATACGGCTCGATGGTTTCTCTAATTagtgtctccatggcaacaaagTCAATGAGTCCGTCTgccaatcagagagagagaggttaaaCATCGGATCACCCTCGCTCTAGCGCCACACACTGGACGAACATCTACCAGTAACTGTAATGGTCACTCCGGCTTCTAGGTGTCGCCAGCAGCaggactcactgtgtgtgtggtgcagctgctgcctcctgGTGGTGAGGGAGCAGTACAGCCCCGGCCCCGCCCTGAGGGGACACAGCATGGGCGGGGGCGTGTAATGaacttcatcctcctcctcctcctcctccaggtgcaTCATGCTGCGGTAGAGCACAGCGCCCCCGGTGGCCGGAGGGAGGTGAC
Encoded proteins:
- the LOC118316879 gene encoding major royal jelly protein 5-like — protein: MDVTVWTVDQAVDYMDLMDQLDLMDQMDLMDQTVDYMDLMDQLDLMDQMDLLDQTVDYMDLMDQLDLMDQTVDYMDLMDQLDLMDQTVDYMDLMDQLDLMDQMDLMDQTVDYMDLMDQMDQMDLMDQMDQMVLRVWMMMW